Proteins found in one bacterium genomic segment:
- a CDS encoding PLP-dependent transferase: protein IIKARVQMMRDLGPAISPFNSFLFIQGLETLALRMERHSANGMKVANFLKNHPKVSWVVYPGLESDPNHEAAKKYHKRGLYGAIVGFGIKSGYEGALKFIDKLQLFSLLANVGDAKSLVIHPSSTTHQQLSVDEQAAAGVTPDFIRLSVGLEDINDILEDLDQALSAS, encoded by the coding sequence TATCATAAAGGCCCGCGTGCAGATGATGCGCGATTTAGGACCTGCAATCAGCCCGTTCAATTCATTTTTATTCATACAAGGTTTGGAAACACTCGCGCTACGGATGGAGCGGCACAGTGCCAACGGGATGAAAGTCGCTAATTTCCTTAAGAATCATCCGAAAGTCAGTTGGGTTGTTTATCCCGGTCTTGAAAGTGATCCGAACCATGAGGCAGCAAAGAAATACCACAAACGCGGACTTTACGGAGCGATTGTCGGTTTTGGCATCAAGTCCGGCTATGAGGGAGCGCTTAAGTTTATCGATAAATTACAGCTTTTCTCGCTCCTTGCCAACGTGGGGGATGCTAAATCGCTCGTGATTCATCCATCCAGCACAACACATCAGCAGCTTAGTGTTGATGAGCAGGCTGCGGCAGGCGTTACTCCGGATTTTATCCGTCTTTCGGTTGGACTCGAAGATATTAATGACATATTGGAAGACCTCGACCAAGCGCTCAGTGCCAGTTAA